Part of the Fusobacterium sp. FSA-380-WT-3A genome is shown below.
TGCTGATCCTGGTCCAAAAAATCTATCTCCTCCAGGAACTATTGATAATTTATATTTTTCTCTTACATAATCTACAAATTCTACAGGATCCATTTTTGTCTCAGAAATATCTGGAAAAATTACAAATGTAGCGCTAGGTTTATGACATTTTATTTTAGGCATTTTAGAAATACGCTCTAATGCATAATCTCTATTTTCCATCATTTGTAATACAAATTTATCAACCCAATAATAGCATTTATTCATACATGCCATTCCTGCTATTTGCGAAAGAGAAGAAATTCCACCAATTGTTGTATTAACTAAAGAAGTATCAACTATTTTATTAAAAATTTCCTCTTCTTGACAATAAATACATCCTGCTCTAAGACCAGCTATGCCAAAACTTTTTGAAAATCCAAAAACTGATAATGTTCTTTTATTTCTTTCGCTTCCTAAAGAAATAATACTATTAAATTTTGCATCGGGATATACTATATCTGACCATATTTCATCATTCATTATATAAAAACCATATTTTTCAGATAAACTTAAAATATGTTCTAAATCTTCTATTGGATAAACCATTCCTAAAGGATTGTGTGGATTACATAATCCTAACATTTTTGTTTTTGGTGTTATATAAGATTCTAAATCACTAAAATCAATTTTTCCATCTTTTATTTTCATTGGAAATAAAATAACTTTTCCTCCTGCTGCTTCTACTGATGTTTTAAATAGAAAATCTACTGGGTCAAAAACAATTGCTTCATCTCCTGGTTGTAATACTGTTTTTGCTATTATCTCCATTCCTCTCGCTGCACTATCTATAGGAAGAATTAAATTAGGATCAACTTTTTCATTTTTTCTTTCCCATAAAGCTTTTGATATTGCTTCTTTAAATTCAGGAAAACCTAATTTAGGAGTATAAGAAAAATATCCTTCTTTTGAATAATTAATAATATCTTCTACAATTTCTGGAGCTACTGGAAAGTCTGAGTCTGCTGCTGTTAAAGGAATAACTCCTTCTTCTACTTCTGCCC
Proteins encoded:
- a CDS encoding pyridoxal phosphate-dependent aminotransferase translates to MVEFKNEEIKFGVLKKRAYNMRWAEVEEGVIPLTAADSDFPVAPEIVEDIINYSKEGYFSYTPKLGFPEFKEAISKALWERKNEKVDPNLILPIDSAARGMEIIAKTVLQPGDEAIVFDPVDFLFKTSVEAAGGKVILFPMKIKDGKIDFSDLESYITPKTKMLGLCNPHNPLGMVYPIEDLEHILSLSEKYGFYIMNDEIWSDIVYPDAKFNSIISLGSERNKRTLSVFGFSKSFGIAGLRAGCIYCQEEEIFNKIVDTSLVNTTIGGISSLSQIAGMACMNKCYYWVDKFVLQMMENRDYALERISKMPKIKCHKPSATFVIFPDISETKMDPVEFVDYVREKYKLSIVPGGDRFFGPGSAGHIRICLATSHEVLKEGLDRLEKALINLG